The Lactuca sativa cultivar Salinas chromosome 2, Lsat_Salinas_v11, whole genome shotgun sequence genome includes a window with the following:
- the LOC111898627 gene encoding transcription factor Pur-alpha 1 has translation MRRGKEEMEFNSGGGGGAGSGGNDVELLSKTLQVEHKLFYFDLKENPRGRYLKISEKTSATRSTIIVPFNGISWFFDIFNYYVTSDDQDISSKELQLDSKVFYFDIGENRRGRFLKVSEASVSRNRSTIIVPAGSTRDEGWSAFRNILEEINEASKLFVLPNQQNTDAITPERLVGLSDDVGAGFIAGNSSQTTPPASSELTSTFELPPPSSDESGGFGVSKVIRADQKRFFFDLGSNNRGHYLRISEVAGSDRSSIILPLSGLKQFHEMVGHFVEITKDAIEGMTGANVRNVDPPQSQR, from the exons AT GCGGCGTGGGAAGGAGGAGATGGAGTTTAACTCGGGCGGCGGAGGAGGTGCAGGAAGCGGTGGGAATGACGTGGAGCTGTTGTCTAAGACGTTACAGGTGGAGCATAAGCTGTTTTACTTTGATCTCAAGGAGAATCCGCGCGGTCGTTACCTGAAGATATCGGAGAAGACGTCGGCGACAAGGTCCACCATAATCGTACCTTTCAATGGAATCTCTTGGTTCTTTGATATCTTCAACTACTACGTCACTTCTGATGACCAAGATATTTCTAGCAAGGAACTCCAGCTTGATAGCAAG GTGTTTTACTTTGACATTGGGGAAAACAGGAGAGGTCGGTTTCTCAAG GTATCCGAAGCTTCAGTTAGTAGAAACAGGAGTACTATCATTGTCCCAGCAGGAAGCACTAGAGATGAAGGGTGGAGTGCATTCAGGAACATCTTGGAAGAAATAAACGAAGCATCTAAGCTTTTTGTTCTTCCCAATCAG CAAAATACCGATGCCATCACTCCAGAGAGACTTGTAGGTCTATCTGATGATGTTGGAGCTGGATTTATAGCTGGGAATAGTTCCCAAACTACCCCTCCAGCATCATCTGAGTTGACATCTACATTTGAGTTGCCTCCTCCATCTTCAGATGAAAGTGGTGGCTTTGGTGTCTCCAAAGTGATCAGAGCTGATCAGAAGCGGTTTTTCTTTGACCTTGGAAGCAACAACCGTGGCCATTACTTGAGAATATCTGag GTGGCAGGATCTGATAGGTCATCAATCATTCTACCGTTATCGGGGCTGAAACAATTTCATGAAATGGTTGGACACTTTGTGGAAATAACAAAAGATGCAATCGAAGGGATGACTGGGGCAAATGTGCGAAATGTGGACCCCCCTCAAAGTCAAAGATAG
- the LOC111898626 gene encoding UDP-glycosyltransferase 74G1: MAEQHKSSNSKPPHVLLFPFPSQGHINPLIQFAKRLLSKGVKTTLVTTIYTSKTSPSSNTSIPIEPISDGFDEGGYLSADSSEAYVQKFREVGSKSLADLIKKLESEGNPIDAIVYDSFLVWALDVATQFGINGGCFFTQACAVLNIYYHVHKELLSIPPVATVSLPGLPLQLQPWETPSFVQDPGSYPGWAHGVFNQFSNIHLARWVFSTTFYKLEEQVIDWMRKMWALKAIGPTIPSMYLDKQLEDDYDYGMSLFKPNHIECMKWLNDKPKGSVVYVSFGSGGKLEPEQMEEIAWGLNETDTNFLWVVRETEKEKLPKGYVASKGLVVTWCRQVEVLAHESIGCFVTHCGFNSTLETLSLGVPVVGMPQWTDQPTNAKCLEEIWGVGVQVKADEKGIVTRENLVSCIKEIMEGERGVVARRNATKWRDLAIQAVGEGGSSDKDIDEFVSQLKT, from the exons ATGGCGGAACAACATAAATCATCCAATTCCAAGCCACCTCATGTTCTCCTTTTCCCCTTCCCATCGCAAGGCCACATTAACCCCCTCATCCAATTTGCTAAACGCCTACTCTCCAAAGGTGTCAAAACAACGCTCGTAACCACCATCTACACCTCAAAAACATCCCCCTCTTCAAACACCTCCATACCAATCGAACCCATTTCCGATGGATTTGACGAGGGTGGATACTTGAGCGCCGACAGCTCCGAAGCCTACGTCCAGAAGTTCCGGGAAGTGGGTTCGAAGTCACTAGCTGATCTGATCAAGAAGCTCGAGAGTGAGGGAAACCCCATTGATGCTATCGTTTATGATTCCTTCTTGGTTTGGGCTTTGGATGTGGCAACGCAGTTTGGTATCAATGGTGGTTGTTTCTTTACTCAAGCTTGTGCTGTACTGAACATCTATTATCATGTTCATAAAGAGCTTCTTTCGATCCCACCTGTTGCTACTGTTTCTCTTCCTGGATTGCCTCTGCAACTTCAACCATGGGAGACGCCATCTTTTGTTCAAGATCCTGGATCATACCCTGGTTGGGCTCATGGTGTGTTCAACCAGTTCTCCAATATTCATCTCGCTCGTTGGGTCTTCTCAACTACGTTCTACAAACTCGAGGAACAG GTGATAGATTGGATGAGAAAGATGTGGGCATTGAAGGCAATAGGGCCAACGATTCCATCAATGTACCTTGACAAACAGCTGGAAGACGACTACGATTATGGGATGAGTCTATTTAAACCAAACCATATCGAATGCATGAAATGGCTAAATGACAAACCAAAGGGATCAGTAGTTTACGTGTCATTTGGGAGTGGAGGCAAACTTGAACCCGAACAAATGGAAGAAATTGCATGGGGTTTGAATGAAACTGACACAAATTTCTTATGGGTTGTAAGGGAAACCGAAAAGGAAAAGCTACCAAAAGGATATGTGGCAAGTAAGGGTTTGGTTGTAACATGGTGTAGACAAGTGGAGGTGTTAGCACATGAGTCAATAGGATGTTTTGTAACACATTGTGGGTTTAATTCAACTCTTGAAACATTAAGTTTGGGAGTACCTGTGGTGGGCATGCCTCAATGGACAGATCAACCAACAAATGCAAAATGCCTAGAGGAGATATGGGGTGTTGGAGTACAAGTTAAGGCAGATGAAAAGGGGATAGTGACACGAGAAAATTTAGTGTCGTGTATAAAGGAGATTATGGAGGGTGAGAGAGGAGTGGTAGCCAGAAGAAATGCAACCAAATGGAGGGATTTGGCTATACAAGCCGTAGGTGAAGGAGGGAGCTCGGACAAGGACATCGATGAATTTGTGTCTCAACTAAAAACATAA